The following DNA comes from Carassius carassius chromosome 41, fCarCar2.1, whole genome shotgun sequence.
GACGACACAGTTATTTTGGCCTATGGAAAATCTGCAGAGGAAGTTGCCTCTAAACTAACTGAGGCCATGTCATCGATTTCAATCTGGCTTGAACAATCCTGTCTGCAATTGAATATATCTAAAACAGTTACcatgtttttttctaaaaaacaatataaatatagaaCCTGAAATTTTTATATCTGGAGAAAGGTTACAGGTCGtcacagaatataaatatttaggatTATATATAGAgtcaaatctcaatttcaaaactcACATCAAAACAGTTAGTAATAGGATTAAGTTCAGTCTAGCAAATTTCAGATTCATTAGAGATTTCATGTCAACAGAAGCTGCTAAATTATATTTCTTTTCCATGATTTTATCCCACATAACATATTGTTTAATAAGCTGGTCCAATACTCACTCTACAACAATAAAACCTTTAGAAAGATTATATAAACAAGCATTAAAAATACTGGATAAAAAACCATATCACTACCACCACTGTAGTATTCTGAGTAAATATCAGTTACTTACTTGGGATAATCTAATaaaattcaaaaacatttgtttaatttataaaattagaTATGGTTTAGAACTTCCTCCTCCACTatgtgattttatacattttagatcCAGTGAGGTTAGGGTAACTAGAGGGGCAGTGAGGGAAGACTGCATCATACCCCGGAGAAAAACAGCTTTTGGTCAGGCTGTCTTCTCCGTAAGAGCAGTTCAGCAATGGAACACAgtgccggtgttctgtcgatttgtgctgccttgtcgaaaaatgctacctcccattaaaaccaatggtagcataattcgatagcgaaaagtgttacctatcagattttgcttcatgcatgatattaataaggtgtgaggctttattaacatgtacacctaccccaaccctaaacctacccttacagtatgataaatacagtgttggtagcataatctgataggtagcattatttgtcagaacaccggcaATCATTAGAGAGTCCTCGTCATTCTTTTCATtcaaaaagaatgcaaaaaaatgGCTTGTAGAGAGCCAAACTTGTGGGCACTAAtgcttttatgtgtgtatttaaatattatatcatttttatatgaATTGTACTTATTAACCTTAATTTGTtgtatgcaattttatttttattattgtgtgtgattttgtacttgtgattatttttaaagtttgccTTGTTTAAATCTGGCTGGGGGACTACCGATGAAAATTAGCACTTTTGAGCTAACTCGGGtacatttacattgttttaatgtttattaatgtacaCTGTCCcctttcaaataaagaaataataataatgaaaatcatATCATAAGTTTTAAATGCTGATTTGTTGTCCAAGAAACAGTttagattattatcaatgtttaaaactgtttaatATTTCTGTGTGGCACTTTTTTGGTTCAGGCGACATCGACGAGCTGAAAcaagaaatgtctttactgtcatgtgcataacttctgaatgaaagtgttaatttgtttttatttaaaaatagcattacagtaaaaaaaaaaagacaatcatattgtgtatatataatgtttctaaactcatttaaatattttttttttaacgttaGCGCCTATCAGTAGTACCTTAGAAATCACAGTATTAAAAGAAAAGTACGGTAACAACAGTGTTATATCTGCTGTAACCGGTCTGAAAACGCTGGGGACTGTAGGAGGCGTCTTCTATCCCTCTTTCCTGGTTTTGGTGGGGAGAGACCGGGGGACTGGAGCAGACGAATCCATCTGTCCGCCGCTCACAGCGCTTCCGTCGGTCGGGATATCCTGCCGTTTTCTTCAGAAACTTGGAAACTGTTCTCGATGCTTGAATGCTAGAAAACGCCTGATACCCCCTcctctgttttgtttcttttcctttttattcttCTTTCCTTAAAGGCGTTTCAAACGTGTTTGTCTCAGGAAACTAGCGCTACATATTCACAGAAGCATAAAGTACTGAGGTAAGAAGTAGCCTACACGTTTGTTTGTAGCACGGATTGTGTTCGACTAGAAAGAATGGACTGTCTTTTGTtcttaaaaatgtttatgtagccTACATCAGTCATAAAACTATTATACTTAATACTTATGTTGTTAATATAATAAGGTAGGCTAGACGCACGTATTGCACCAAAAGTATAAAAAGAGGCCTCAGAAAGGTTTTGCCACAAATTAGAGTTTTCTCTTTGTTCTCAGATTTACTGTAGGATTAACAGATACAGATTAGTGAGTCAACACCATGCAGCTCTGGTATGCAACAAGgctatttaaattaaaactaatcCGACATGTTCGTTGTTTTATGACTGTTAAACTTACACACGAGTAACGCGCTAAACTGAAAGATAGACCTTTATTTTAAACCTGCAAGTTTGCCTCATTCTGAGCAGCCATTACTCATTTCTTCTTTAATGGTGTGCAATGTTACAAAATGCCAAGCTGTGATTCCTAACTTTGCGTTTCTCCTGCAGAAGCATCATCATGAGTGTACTGCCCCCTGTACGGAAAGACCGCGTCATCAGCCAGCTTCCCAAGGTACATCCTTTACACACAATTCACTGATGCTCAACTTATTGTTTGTTCTGTAACCCATCCAACTTAACCGATCTGAATCCATTTCCTCGAGTGCTTACTGAAGTAATGGGTGTTAATGTTCACTCCTGTTGTAGTGCTTCAGTAAAGGTGCTGCTTTGAACACAGAGGATGAGTTCCACGGGAAGGTGAAGACGGCCTGTCAGCAGCAGAGGACAGGAACTGTGGGGTGGGATGATATCTTCTGGTCAAACAGTCTTTTGAGGATACTTTCAGAACTGTTTGGATGGTTTATGCAGCATTGTTTTATTCCGTGCCTTTCCCCCCCTGTTTTGTCCAATAGGTTTAAGATCTCAAAGGTCATTGTAGTGGGTGATCTGGCGGTGGGGAAAACCTGTCTAATTAATAGGTGACCAAAACTATAGAGTTAACCGGTTAATATTTAATAGCCATATCAAAGAATTGAGCTTGCTTTTCAGTTATTGTTTGGCTGAATATAGTGATTTAatctactgtttttattttttataagatttTGTAAAGATGTCTTTGACAAAAATTACAAGGCCACCATTGGTGTGGACTTTGAAATGGAGAGGTTTGAAGTTCTTGGGGTCCCTTTCAGCTTACAactgtaagtacatttttatgACAGTCTCTAAAACAAGTATTTTCGATAATTATTTCAAGTAAGTGTTTGTTTGAATTTTTCAGGTGGGACACTGCAGGACAGGAGAGATTTAAATGCATTGCCTCTACATACTACAGAGGAGCTCAGGGTATACGACTCACTggattgttatttttaaaaagtatatatttttttgtttaacaatAGTTTACACTATATacactataatatataatatatctaaatctggtaaaagtaataaaaatataataaagtttttgtatttttttttacctttgatgTATTGATATAATTTCCCCATTCCTGTTTTACAGCTGTAATCATTGTGTTTGATTTGACTGATGTGGCTTCACTGGAGCATACGAGGTAAATGACATCATCGCAGTTATTCTGCCCTCTGGGTTAATGGATACACAGCATGCTTCAAGCTTTGAAAATGTATCATCCTCTTCTAAAGGCAATGGCTGGAGGACGCAATGAAAGAGAATGATCCTACCAGTGTATTACTCTTCTTAGTAGGCACAAAGAAAGATCTGAGTGtgagtgatctttttttttttttttacatttttgaattgaCATTACACttacatgtttttatattaaaattcatGGCCATGCATAATCCAATACTGTTTTCTCCCATAtactttatgtatatatttatatatgtgtgtcttTCCTGCAGTCTCCTGCACAGTATACACTAATTGAGCAGGATGCCATTAAAATGGCAGATCAGATGAAAGCAGAGTATTGGGCTGTGTCCGCCTTGTCTGGTGAGATCCTGACTAGAGACGTTGTTACAGTGTATTATATGTTAACGGGATTTGTATCAATTCTGTGTAAATAATCAATTACAAAGTCACAAAGTATTTGGGAAACCCTAGGGGTTGCTACTGTTTATTTAGATGAATAACTCTTTCTGTGACTGTAGGGGAGAATGTAAGAGAGTTTTTCTTCAGAGTGGCATCTTTAACGTTTGAGGCAAATGTTCTGGCAGAACTGGAGAAAACTGGATCCAGACGTATTGGGGAAGTTGTTCGTAAGTACATTAAagatcaccccaaaatgaacatttgttaAATGCATTCACCTTCAatcttgtttcttcatcagaacagatttggagaaacgtagcattacattatttgctcaccaatggatcctttgtagtgaatgggtgccgtcagaaagagagtccaaacagctgataaaacgtCGCTTGTAAATGATGCTTTTTCTGTGTATATGTCTCAGCTTTTTAACTGGAGAAAGCCATATTATGGATAAACTCATATTTTTGTCAGaaattaaaaatgtctcaatggatttatttataacaaacacaaagcttttcccttcacaagacattcattgatggactgaagtcctgtggattattgtgatgtttttatcagctgtttggactgatgtaatgctaaatttctcaaaatctgtccagttgaagaagcaaactcatctaTTATCTCGGACGGCCTGAGGATGAGAACATTTTAagtgaactcttcctttaacaACATTATTTAATCCATTGGAATTGTATTATCATGAAATATTACTGGTTCCCCTGCCTGACTGTTCTGAATTCATGAATAGAGAAAAGTTGTTTCAGAGTTTATACATATAAAAGATCATGAAGCAGTTATTATCTGTAGAAAAAGATGCACTGAAGAATAGTCACATTGTCTCTGAATTTAAATTGAACTCTATTTTCTCCACACAGAAATCAACAGCAACTCAAATAACATGTCTGCAACTTCCAAGAGGAAACAGACCAACTGTTGTCAGTAAAGACAGCAAACATTTGCACCAACATACCAaagcaaacatacacacaaatgtaCATAAACATACATTGGTAGAATCTATAAGATAAGAAAAGTTGGATGGACAGTATTCCAACTATGTGACTGTGCACAGAGCAGCATGGTTTGTTATTCATAGGGTGAAACTGAATATCTGCTGGATGAAAGAAAACATTCCTCTGTTGGAAAACTTGTGGTTTGCATTTTTTCTGGCAAAGCAGTATTCGGTTTTCCCACAAGATTTATGCTCAGTAATAAGTGATTATTCAACTGTGTTTTATCTCACGTTTGCTTAGTTTACAATCAGTAGTGATTTTAAAAGGTACACAAGAGGATCATGCATGAGTTGCACAAAAAGCAATAACAGTGATACATGTATTTTTCTATATCAAAAATCTTGTTTATTAAAACGGTCATTTTCCTTAAAAAGTTATATAGAATTTTTTTGGTACATGTTAAAATTAttgctttaaatatattaaaagtattaGGGCTTATATACTTTGTTTCCTGTGACTGacatttttattcttaataaaatgtttctctttaaatgagccatttatttaattctttaaaaaccTCTCGATAAATGTTTACACAAATGTGTTAATATatcataataatgtttttttctaatgaAATACTGAT
Coding sequences within:
- the LOC132123291 gene encoding ras-related protein Rab-34-like isoform X1, translated to MSVLPPVRKDRVISQLPKCFSKGAALNTEDEFHGKVKTACQQQRTGTVGRFKISKVIVVGDLAVGKTCLINRFCKDVFDKNYKATIGVDFEMERFEVLGVPFSLQLWDTAGQERFKCIASTYYRGAQAVIIVFDLTDVASLEHTRQWLEDAMKENDPTSVLLFLVGTKKDLSSPAQYTLIEQDAIKMADQMKAEYWAVSALSGENVREFFFRVASLTFEANVLAELEKTGSRRIGEVVQINSNSNNMSATSKRKQTNCCQ
- the LOC132123291 gene encoding ras-related protein Rab-34-like isoform X2, which codes for MSVLPPVRKDRVISQLPKCFSKGAALNTEDEFHGKVKTACQQQRTGTVGFKISKVIVVGDLAVGKTCLINRFCKDVFDKNYKATIGVDFEMERFEVLGVPFSLQLWDTAGQERFKCIASTYYRGAQAVIIVFDLTDVASLEHTRQWLEDAMKENDPTSVLLFLVGTKKDLSSPAQYTLIEQDAIKMADQMKAEYWAVSALSGENVREFFFRVASLTFEANVLAELEKTGSRRIGEVVQINSNSNNMSATSKRKQTNCCQ